The window TGCATATATCTGTGGTGTTGATCCGACCTCGCAAAGAGAAACAATATGGCTccttgacagaaaaaacacaatttaagtttattttcttctctgaaatttgccactttaatctctgaGAATgtctttgtgctttttttcttgaaaaaaaaaaaagactttactATTTCAGAGACTATTAAAGTTTTTCCGCATAAATGTACGACTTACCTCTGAACCCTAATACACTATTGTAGAATtgttgtatatttacaaaaaaaaaagtagtttattggtttcaacataaaataaactgtcttaagcagtttttaattgaatataagctaaaaaaatatttgcgaATTATCACATAGTTTCATTTACActccaaacaacaaacaactctttgggaatcagggttgtattttCTGCCCATGTCTTGGCCTTGTTGTGCAACAAGTAGCGTGGTGAAAAATCCATAAGGAGGATTGAGAATAAGAAGAATTAGGGCGCCTGCTGCCAGCTATGCTGCATATCGGGAACTGGTTCTTTACTGTGAAACAAGTAAACCTCATtaaccttcttcttcttcatcctctgcTTGTGATCATGGCAGCAGTAGCTCAGTCTGCAGGGACTTGGCTTAGATACCTGAGGGTAGCCAGGTAGCTCCTGGATGGGCCAGGTATCAAGTGTGGACTGGTTGCTGGAGAGGGCATCTCCTGGGCACTGCTGAGCTAAACATTAAACAGCTTTGACTAGTTCTAACTagtgatggaaaaaattatctgtgatcgattaatggttgttaagaatttggtcgagcACGTGGAATTTGTAAtcgttctgtgtattttttaatttaaatttgatctatgactgcgtatcagtactcactgaagtGAAACACGCTGAGCGCTCAGCTCTGCAGCCGTaagtcaataagccaatgagccaatgagctgagaatgaaGTTGAATAAAGCTACAGATTGCAAACTAttgcaattataaaacacacagaaatgcaatgagtgttaatttgagcaaaactagcttactgtatcaaaccttgctagcatgaattattaggtttaatttgatccaaaacttattcaaacacaaaacacatttaaatatattactgtgaaaactaacctccaGCCTcctcgggggctaaaacataaaacattgaactccttgatgttatctttacagtataatctcacttgagttagttttacaatcGACAGAAAGcctgtttttgtcctttcaaaataaaagcgtccgttatcaaaaacaggcttttgcacagtactgtatgtatatcttttattttgcccatgtatgcatgcagagattaatcagttaattgatcgttaacatcatagatgctcgagttggcagttTTTTTCGCCCATCCCTAGTTCTGACAGACGTGTCTGATCTGGTGCAGGTGCAGATGCGGATGGTGAAACCTGTATCAGTGACTCGGGTTGCTGGCAGAAACCTGACCCAGAATCTGCCCAAGATGCCAGTTCCCCCTCTGCAGCGGGCCTGTGAGGTCTACCTCAGTTGCCTGGAGACAATCGTGGAGGAGGACGAGCTGAAGCGATCTAAAGAGCTGGTGGAAGAGTTTCAGAAAGCAGGAGGGGTCGGAGAGAGACTGCAGAGAGGCCTGGAGGAGTTTGCAGAGAACACTGAGAACTGGGTGAGCTCAACATCCTGCACTTACTTAGCTTCTGATTTACTAAATCATATTGAATAATGGAGTCATgatgtttacctttttttttcaactgcaATTGAACGTgacaaaaatgtttgtgtcataTATtcgaaaataaactaaaattattattaaaaatatttgagtgGAATGAAATTAATCTCTGGTGTTCAGATAATCATATCTATCTGAACTGAatgttaaacaaacaaacagcaaacaaatCACAAATCTATAACATTCGTTTCGTACACAAAACTATACATGCTGCTCTGTTTTGTACATAGTGTAATTTCTTTAATGATCCATTATTACATTCGGCCATTCTGCCTAGCAACAATTCAGATTGGGCCAAATATCTAGTTGCGGTTTGTGTTCACATTgttatttattcaaatttgtTAAAAGCAGAAATACCATTATCCGTCGAAGCAACTGTTctatttagatgtttttttatccatgattattatttagttttaagtgtgtgtgtgtgtgtgtgtgtgtgtgtgtgtgtgtgtgtgtagtttacAGAGCAATGGGAAGAGCATTTATTTCTCGCCGACCGGCACCCACAGATACTTCATGCAGGCTGCGGAATAGTCTTTCCACGAATGCACTTCATCAATAAAGAGGAACAGataaggtaacacacacacacacacacacacacacacacacacacagacagaccgTTCTGACGTTGTATGATATGAAATCTTCTttaattattgtatttaaatcaCACTTACCGTTAAAATTGTGTCTTCCATATCACACCTCAAAGCAGGAGAGTCATGGGTTTGAATTCGGCTAACGGCCCTCCTGTCTGGAGTTTGCATTGAAACTTAAAAAACTTTAACATAGGGATATgtatattataacattattgccaccagttaatacatttttatgatttcttttaTAACCCAGCTAATAATGTAATCAATAATTACAGCATTATTGGCCTTTACTCCATGAAATATACATATAAGGTGGTCATTACATTATTGGCTGCTGTAAGTGTCATTCTGAAATAAATTAtcttgagaaaaacaaaaaaacacgttTTCTGTTTTCAGGCATGCTGCAGAATTGATCTCGGTTGCATTGGAATTGAAGACCTTGATTGACAAGTGAGTACTGACACCACAAATTGTCCTTATTTTCTGTAACGACTTTTTACATggtgtaataataaatatttgtgCAGCTGGAAGAGATTAATTAATTGAtcagtttattttttgatttttttccctcacttAGCCTAACTGGAGTGTTGTTTTTACCTCTTACCAACAAGCTAGCATGACATGAGTGTCTTGCTCTGAGCATTTGCAACCCCTATATGCTGGACAGAGGCGGTAACAGTTTTTCGCAGCTAATTGCAATTTGCTCCTGTTGGTGCACGATTGCAAGTGCCAAGGTATGAATGTGCAGGAGGTTGAAGTGTAGGTtgtgcataaaaatgtattaatcttCGACCTTAGATCTTTTTGTTGGGATCAGTTCTCATATTTGTAGTTTGCACCAAAATCCAcaattaaaactattataaaaattattaaaaaagcacTTTGCTAAACATTGTACATCTTATTGAGAACAATGATATAACCATCTGTTTGTCATTCAAACTTCATCAAAACATTCATCAGTCAGGAACACTCGTCatagatttaataatttattgtgaCAAATGGAAATACAGTTAGACTTGGCACTGATGGTTCCAGTCTTCAGTGACTTGAATACTGTGGCAGACCTACATTACTATATTATTTGTGTATGACTGAATGTTTTGCAGTGATAAGCTACCAGTAGAACACATGAAAGGGAGACCGATGTGTATGGATCAGTTCAAGAGGCTGTGGTCCTCCTGCCGCGTCCCTGCGCCAATGATGGACACATTGGAGGTCTACAGCAAGAACCCAGATCCCCCCAAACACATTACTGTTGCACACAACTGTCAGGTGAgaaacatcatcatcaacaaaCAGCCCGAGGCCGAGGGGCGCCTGAGTGTCTTTCGGTCCCAGGACTTTGCTCAGTTGGTAATCCAGTGTTTTTTCCTGTTGTTGGATTCAGTTTTTCATGCTGGACGTGTACAACAGTGATGGCACTCCGCTGACAGCTGATCAGCTCTATGTTCAGCTGCAGAAGATCTGCATCTCCTCACCGCAGACCAACACAGAACCTGTCGGCATCCTCACCACTGAGAACCGAGACCTCTGGAGCAAAACCTATAGCAACCTCATGCAGGGTGAGAACAAAGCTGCTCTCATCAGAGTATCAGCTGACCGTTAAGCAGAACATAAACATTCAGAATGGGGACAGGAAGTGTTAACTGCAACttcaatgttttaaaaatgaatctccattttatggtcttttaaaAGATTTCTGCTCTGTAAACCAATTTGTGTTGAGTTCttatttaatatgtatttatttggaaaaaagtGGGTGCATATGAGTTTATGCaaaagtgaaatgtaaatattaaaaaaaagaagtaaaaaaagacaagacataTCAGAACATTTAGAAAAGAGACTGAATTGGTGTTGTGTCTAATCAACCAAAATGTTCGCAccagttttaaaaataattctaaatGAGGTGGAGCAGAAGGTGTATGAAAATATCTCTGATCACCATAATAACCTCCATGTGTGTCCTTCATGTGTTTAGATGAGACCAACAAAGAGTCACTGCAGGCCATCAAGAGCAGcttgtttacagtgtgtttggaccaaGCGACGCCTGAAGTGTCTGAGGACATGTATCACTCCAGTGCTGTTCTGCATGGCATACATGGAGGAGGAAGTCAGCTCAACAGTGGAAACCGCTGGTTTGACAAGAGCATGCAGGTAATTCAGATTACACACTAGAAAACTGTACCTCTTTCGGACATGAGTGCTGGGGATCAAAATAACCCATTGTGTTATCTAACCGTAATTTTCAGTGTTCATTCCTTCCTTTGGTTCGGACTGCATTCTCACCTGCAGCGAACTTGGCACTTCTGAAGCGCACCAAGATCCAAATTATTTTACTGAAcattcacaccagcaaaaaaCAAACGGACTATCCGACAAAATTTGTTGGTTTCAAGCAGACcaaacagctcaggtgtgaaTGCCCCCAGAGACAATCTGGCAGAAGCAGAATAAATAGGGTTGACTAAGGACAAGACCAGGAGcaaactccatccgatctgctgagtccttatcaatctttaagaagagactgaagacccaactttttactgaacaccttcacacttgatctACACAAATGACAACTTTAACTATCAAACTGACCCCTTGCgcaacctaaaagcacttacctgacagactcaaacttaacccacagcacttactcttgctatgtttcttaacttcatctttgcttgtgttgtattaactctcaattGTGCGtcattttggataaaagcatctgctaaatgacattgtagaattgtagggCAGGTGAGGGAGCACAGATAGTAAAATCAGGAGGGCAGGTGAACTTTGATCGCAGTTAGTGCAATGAGCTTGTGCCTGTCATTGCTGAAGATCTGATACTGGTAGAAAAAAGGcaacacaccaacacaaacCTACTTCTAGTGCTGAGCTGGCGCTGGTGCTGTCACTGTGTACATCTAAGCTCTACACAAGTATAATAACATCAATGGCAGACTACCTCGTCTCTTTACCAATGTTGCTTCTGGTTttgcgagcctacattggcatccaaacatgactggtacaacacatttgtgcttcTCGTCTTGAATGCTATCTGCGGCgattatgttttattaacacTGATTGTAAGAAGTAAATGTTAGCTTTTGATGTAAGCCTACACTAGCCCGCTACGCTAGCCCGCTACGCTAGCCCGTATCGATcaaattgcagttaaacaaagcAATCAAATGAATGATACGCGTttaagttggtcttgttggtgaCTACAAACTGCCTCAGAGCCAAGGGAACACACTCTTTATTTATCAGCAATCAGATAAAAATTCACTCTTCGCAGTCGAAGCAGGAAGTACCAAGACATTCCCGCCATAAATTGATGCAGAAAAATTCAAGTGTTTGATGTTGAAAATGTCCTGAGGACccacagcaaaaataaaaacacaaaaaatgaacattatAATCTTcctaaatgtagaaataaattgtGTAAGTGTAGAGAGAAAGGTGGCTAGGGAGTGTGTGTTAAAGGAGgtactgaaataataataagtgataCTCATTCCAGCCCTGGGTCTCTCCTAACGCTAACAACGCCCCTGATGGATTGTATTTCTTGTCTGGTTTCAGTTGTATGTTGGAGCAAAGGGGACATGTGGCATGACCTTTCCATTTGCTGCTGTTGATGGTATGGTCGTAGTAGCCACGGGTGACTTCATTGCAGAATACCTGTAAGTAACTTCTGTCCCTTAGTCACAAGAAACTGTATTTAGTTCCATTGTGTTCCATCCCATTGCCTCTTTACTTTTCTCTTGCTTGTAGGAAGAGGGAAAAGCCCGATGTGGTGCAGTCTCCCATGGAGCCTTTGCCTGAGCCCCAGAAACTACAGTTCAACCTCACACCTGAGATCAAGGAGGACATTGAAGAGGCCAAACAGCACTTAGACACGTGAGAACACAGTTACACCCAAAAATACAATCAATACtaaataatttttaatgtttctgtattggttaatacagcagtatgtagaagctctttaaccgaaattatgtttttattgctaaaatataatgattattgttatgcatgaattttcaaagttattgttttacaaaaa of the Centropristis striata isolate RG_2023a ecotype Rhode Island chromosome 22, C.striata_1.0, whole genome shotgun sequence genome contains:
- the LOC131960567 gene encoding carnitine O-acetyltransferase-like isoform X1, coding for MWRICSRALVQMRMVKPVSVTRVAGRNLTQNLPKMPVPPLQRACEVYLSCLETIVEEDELKRSKELVEEFQKAGGVGERLQRGLEEFAENTENWFTEQWEEHLFLADRHPQILHAGCGIVFPRMHFINKEEQIRHAAELISVALELKTLIDNDKLPVEHMKGRPMCMDQFKRLWSSCRVPAPMMDTLEVYSKNPDPPKHITVAHNCQFFMLDVYNSDGTPLTADQLYVQLQKICISSPQTNTEPVGILTTENRDLWSKTYSNLMQDETNKESLQAIKSSLFTVCLDQATPEVSEDMYHSSAVLHGIHGGGSQLNSGNRWFDKSMQLYVGAKGTCGMTFPFAAVDGMVVVATGDFIAEYLKREKPDVVQSPMEPLPEPQKLQFNLTPEIKEDIEEAKQHLDTLTQEVFFKSTVFKHYGKDALHALKVDHTSYIQMAFQLAYYRTYQRVCVTVQPASLRYYHRGRLNVVPCNTAASTAFTKAFDDPNKQISEKMDLLEKAIQTNRTNIHMAVNSQYLFGHMPILMFRALKEEAPLCDVFTDPNFMKTYNIQLVPSNISSRTDGFLQFHAPSEPGVFEILYDIQKDHLKMTVTNYKEDNTDVMIQATEDALLDMMTLLEQSSGAKETANPDTEQ
- the LOC131960567 gene encoding carnitine O-acetyltransferase-like isoform X2, with protein sequence MVQMRMVKPVSVTRVAGRNLTQNLPKMPVPPLQRACEVYLSCLETIVEEDELKRSKELVEEFQKAGGVGERLQRGLEEFAENTENWFTEQWEEHLFLADRHPQILHAGCGIVFPRMHFINKEEQIRHAAELISVALELKTLIDNDKLPVEHMKGRPMCMDQFKRLWSSCRVPAPMMDTLEVYSKNPDPPKHITVAHNCQFFMLDVYNSDGTPLTADQLYVQLQKICISSPQTNTEPVGILTTENRDLWSKTYSNLMQDETNKESLQAIKSSLFTVCLDQATPEVSEDMYHSSAVLHGIHGGGSQLNSGNRWFDKSMQLYVGAKGTCGMTFPFAAVDGMVVVATGDFIAEYLKREKPDVVQSPMEPLPEPQKLQFNLTPEIKEDIEEAKQHLDTLTQEVFFKSTVFKHYGKDALHALKVDHTSYIQMAFQLAYYRTYQRVCVTVQPASLRYYHRGRLNVVPCNTAASTAFTKAFDDPNKQISEKMDLLEKAIQTNRTNIHMAVNSQYLFGHMPILMFRALKEEAPLCDVFTDPNFMKTYNIQLVPSNISSRTDGFLQFHAPSEPGVFEILYDIQKDHLKMTVTNYKEDNTDVMIQATEDALLDMMTLLEQSSGAKETANPDTEQ
- the LOC131960567 gene encoding carnitine O-acetyltransferase-like isoform X3; translated protein: MWRICSRALVQMRMVKPVSVTRVAGRNLTQNLPKMPVPPLQRACEVYLSCLETIVEEDELKRSKELVEEFQKAGGVGERLQRGLEEFAENTENWFTEQWEEHLFLADRHPQILHAGCGIVFPRMHFINKEEQIRHAAELISVALELKTLIDNDKLPVEHMKGRPMCMDQFKRLWSSCRVPAPMMDTLEVYSKNPDPPKHITVAHNCQFFMLDVYNSDGTPLTADQLYVQLQKICISSPQTNTEPVGILTTENRDLWSKTYSNLMQDETNKESLQAIKSSLFTVCLDQATPEVSEDMYHSSAVLHGIHGGGSQLNSGNRWFDKSMQLYVGAKGTCGMTFPFAAVDGMVVVATGDFIAEYLKREKPDVVQSPMEPLPEPQKLQFNLTPEIKEDIEEAKQHLDTLTQEVFFKSTVFKHYGKDALHALKVDHTSYIQMAFQLAYYRTYQRVCVTVQPASLRYYHRGRLNVVPCNTAASTAFTKAFDDPNKQISEKMDLLEKAIQTNRTNIHMAVNSQYLFGHMPILMFRALKEEAPLCDVFTDPNFMKTYNIQLVPSNVG